A stretch of DNA from Methanolinea mesophila:
CCCACGAATATTGTCCGGCTGTCCCGCACTGCCCCCGAATCTGCATTCACGAGCTCGATGTTCACCTGGATCGGCCCTGTTCCGACCTGGCCGGTATTCGAGACCTGGTAGGTCGCCGTCCAGGTGCACCCCCGGGAGAAGGTCCAGTCAGAGTTCTGGCCCACGAAGTACACGCTCACCTGTTGTCCGTTCCCGAGGTCGTAACGATCCTGCCCTGTCGATACCGGTGCCGAGACGCATCCGGCACCGGCGGTGAGGAGAAGAAGGAGGAGGCAGAGACACGGGGCACACATGACACGGGAATTCATTGTTGCATCCTCGTCTTATCCTCTTCACAGTACGAGGTATACTTTTCCTGTTCCAGGAACGCGTCGATGAGCACCAGGGCGATCATCGCCTCCGCCACCGGGACGATGCGGGGTACGATGCAGGGGTCGTGCCTCCCCTGGACGGAAACGCTGACAGGCGTTCCATGGATATCCGCCGTCTGCTGGGATTTCCCGATGGACGGGGTGGGTTTCACCGCGATACGGGCCACGATCTCGTTTCCGTTGCTGATTCCGCCCAGGATCCCCCCGGCGTGGTTGGAGAGGAACCCTTCCGCCCCCATCTGGTCGTTCTGTTCGCTGCCCTTCATACGGGCGGATGAGAATCCGTTTCCGATTTCCACACCCTTCACCGCACCGATCCCCATAAGTGCGGCCGCGATGGCCGCATCGAGTTTTCCGAACACCGGGTCGCCGAGCCCCGCCGGGCACCCCCGGGCGATGACCTCCACGATGCCGCCCACGGAGTCTTGTTCCCGGGCGGCGTTCCGGATCTCCTCCTCCCAGTCGCAGGGAATGGTCTTTCCGTGGATCTCTTCGACCCTGCCTTCGACCGTGATCCCCCGCATGCCGAGCAGTTTCATCGCCAGGGCTCCGGCGGCGACTCTTGCCGCAGTTTCCCGCCCCGAACTCCGCCCCCCGCCGCGGTGATCCCGGATCCCGTACTTCATCAGGAAAGTATAGTCGGCGTGCCCGGGGCGGAAGACCTCCTTGAGCCTGTCGTAGTCCCCGGGCTGCGCATCCCTGTTCCTTATCAGCATGCAGACCGGTGTCCCGGTCGTCAACCCCGAGAAGACCCCGGAGAGGATCTCTACGGTATCGGATTCTGCTCTCGGGGAACTGAGCGCGCTCGTGCCCGGCCGCCTGCGGTCCATCATCGGCTGCAAGTCTTTCGCCTCCAGCGGGACACCGGGGGGGCACCCGTCGATCACGACGCCGATCGCGGGGCCATGGCTCTCGCCGAAGGTGGTGCACCTGAAATTCCTTCCGAACGTGTTCATTCCATCATCTCCTTGATCTCCGCGGGCGGAACCTGTATCCCCGTAAACCTCCGGAACTGCGCCGCCGCCTGCCGGACGAACATCTCCGGCCCCTGGATGACCCGGGCCCCCGCATTACGGGCCATCCTGATGAGCGGGGTCTCCGGCGGCGTGTACACGAGGTCGAAGATCACCATCCCACTTTTCAGCTGCCCCGGCCGGAGCGGCGAATGATGATCGGGAGTCATTCCCACCGGCGTGGCATTGACCACGACCCCGGGGTCGAGGGCCTCGAACGCCGAGAGCGGGGCATGGGCGCACCCGAACCGTGCGGAGAGCTCTTCTGCCCGCCCGGGGGTCCGGTTCAGGACGGTGACCTCCATCTCCAGGTCCTGGAGGGCGTACACCGCGGCGGCGGCGGCACCCCCCGCCCCGAGGACCACCGCACGCGCTTTCCGGTACTCCGCGAGCGGCCCCCTGATCCCCAGCCAGTCGGTATTGCTTCCGTAGGACTTCCCTCCGCAGTACACCACGGTGTTCACCGCGCCGATCGCATCCGCGTCCCGGTCGAGGTGGTCCAGGGAGGGGATGATCGCCTGCTTGAACGGAATGGTGACGCTCGCCCCCCGGAGGTCGATATCCCCCGCGACACGGACTACGGTCCCGATTTCGGGGTCCTGGAGCCGGGTATAGAATGCGTTCACCCGGTATCGGGAGAACAGGCGGTTGAAGAGCTGCGGGCTCTTGCTATGGGTGCAGGGATACCCCATTATGGCGTACACCCGGGTGAGGGTGTCGGTACCCTCGCCCATGAGGACCTTTTCGATCTCCCCGATATCCTCATGCCCGATCCCGGAAGCACGGATAACCTCCATTCCACGTTCCCTCCGTTTCCAGGAGACCGCCCCCCCGGAGAGGACCCTGTGGATTTCGAGGCTCACTTCGTTCGCGTTCTTGATGGTGGTATCGATGCAGAAATCGGCCGCGGAGAGGTACGCGTCCCTCCTTACGGCCAGGAGCTCGTGGATCTCGTCACGGAGCGGCAGCCTGGTCAGGGACGGTCTGCGGGTATCGCGGATCCTTCGCTCGATGGCGGCCTCGTCCGCCTGCAGCAGGAAGACCGTGCTCCCCTCGCGGAGCTTCCGGACGTTCCCGGGGTCGAGGATGGCGCCTCCGCCGGTGGCGATCACCGCATCCCCTTCGGGAAGCGAGGCGATCACCCTCCGCTCCTTTCTCCGGAACTCTTCCTCGCCCTGTTCTGCAAATATCTCGTAGATGGTCTTTTCCGCAGATTCCTCGATCATCCGGTCGGTATCGAAAAACGGCACGTCGTTTATGTGCGCGAGGAGCCGGCCCACCTCGGTCTTTCCTGTCCCGCGAAATCCGATCAATACCGCCCTCATAGGAGCCCTCCGCTGCGCAGTACGTCCCAGAACCCGGGATACGACTTGTTCACGCACTCCGCATTCGTGATCGTGACACCCCCGGTCCCGAGCCCGAGCACCGCGAAACTCATCGCCGTGCGGTGGTCGTTTCCAGGGTCGATCGTCCCTCCGCGCAGGAGGGAGGGCTCGATCCGGATGCTGTCGTTCACGACCTCGATCTTCCCGCCGAGCGAGGAGAGGAGTCGCTCCGTGCCCGCGAGCCTGTCGCTTTCCTTGTACTTCAGGTGCGATATCCCGGTGATCAGGCTCGGGCTTTCCGCGCACGCCGCAACCATACAAAGGGTCTGTACCGTATCAGGTGATGAAGACATGTCCACCTCGACCCCCTTTAAGGCACAGTCCCGGGTCACCGTCGCCGAGGTCCCCGCCCAGCGGACGGTGCAGCCCATGCGGGAGAGGATGTCCGGAAAATTCCGGTCCCCCTGGCAGGATTCCGGGTTCAGACCGTGAACCGTCACCCGGCCTCCGGTTATCGCAGCCAGGGCGAAAAAATACGAGGCCGATGAGTAGTCCCCTTCGATGGTGTAGTCGGTGCCCCGATAGGGGGTCCCTGACTTCACCTGGAACGATTCGTACCCGGAACGGCGGATCTCTCCGCCGAACACCCGCATGACCTCGAGTGTTATGTCGAGGTAGGACCGGGATACGGGCGTTCCCCGGAGCACGACCTCTATATCGTTCCTGGCGTAGGGAGCGGCGATGAGCACCGAGGTGATGAACTGGCTGGAGATCTCCCCCGGGATTCGGGTGACCCCGCCTTTGAGGTCCCCGGACAATTCCACGGGGGGGAACCCTTCCTGTCCCAGGTAGCGCACGGAACCCCCCAGCTGGACCAGCCCGTCCATGAGAGGGCCGAGCGGCCGCTCTTTCATCCTCGGGGACCCGGTCAGCACCACGGGGCACCCGCACAGGAGTGCGACCGACGAGAGGAGACGCATGCTGGTCCCCGAGTCTCCCATGTCCAGGATTCCTCCTTCGGTGCAGGCGAGTCTTCCCCCGGTCCCCTGAACCCTGACGGCGTCTCCGTCCCGTGCAAAACGGGCACCCATCTGCTCCAGTGCCCGTTCCGTGATCCCGGTGTCGTCGGATACCAGCGGGCGTGAAAGGAGAGAAGGCCCTTCCGCGAGTGCCGCGCATATCATCGCCCGGTGAGTGAAACTCTTCGAGGGCGGGGCGGTCACGGCGAGGCTGACATCCCGGGCTTTACGTATCAGCACGTCCACCCGGGCACCTCCTTCCGGCCGTAGCACCCGAGGTTTTTGACGGTCGTGAGCGCCTTGAGCTCCTCGATGGCATCAACGCATGCAGGCGAGTAGGTGAGGTCGATGAAGAAGACGTACCGCCCCATCCCTCTCTTCGAGGGCCTGGACTCGATCCGGGTGAGATTGATCCCCCGTCTCGAGAACACCCCCAGCAGTTCATGGAGCAGTCCCGCCCGGTCGGACTCCGGGTCCACCAGGATGCTGCACTTGAGGGGATGTTTCTTCTCCGCGGGCACAGCGTCGATGCAGACGAAACGGGTCACGTTGTCCGGGTTGTTTTCCACATTGGGCTGCCGTATTACGAGCCCGTAGAGTTCCGCAGCCCTCCGGGAGACGATCGCCCCCGAATCCGCACACTGGAGCGTGGCGTGTGCGCTCGCGGCGTTGCTGCTGGTATGGATCACCTCCGCCCCGAGCCCCTCTATCACCTCGCTGCACTGCTCGTGGGTCTGCGGATGCACGAAAAGCGTCCTGATATTCCCGGTATCGCGGGGAGAGACAAGGAAATGGTGCACCGGCATGAAGATCTCCGCCGTGATGAACACCCGGTACGCCATGAGCCCGTCGAGGGTCGGCCCCACCCCGCCCGCTTCGCTGTTCTCGAGGGGGACGAGCCCCCGGCGACCGTTCTCTGCGACTTCGCGGAACACCTCCCGGATGGTCGGGACAAGGGTTACCGGCCCGTTCGTCACGCACTCCGCGACCTCGTGGGAGAATGTCCCCTCCGGTCCGAGCGTTACCAGGCTCATCGGGTCACCATGGCCCTGATCAGGGAGTCGGTCAGTTCGAGGGATCGCTCCCGGTACTCACCGAAATCCTCTGCATTCCGGCAGAACATCCGGGTGAAGCCTTCCGCATCGCCTTCCGCGATCCTCGAGGAGAGGTCCTGCACCGCCTCGTTGCAGAGCCGGAGCACCCCCGGCACGAACGGGTTCATGCAGAGCATGTCGGCATACAGCCCGGGGTCCTGGGAGAGCAGACGACCGACGAGCCCGAGCTCGATCTGGTACACGGGGCTCGTGAACTCCTCGGTCATTGCCGGGCTCATCCCTGCTCTCCTCATCGTCTCGGCCATGGAAAGGGTCACGAAATGGGTCAGCCCCTGTACCACCGCCATAATACGGTCATGTTCAAGGGGAGTGCTGAATGTCACCCGCGCCCCCTCGCGGAGAAAGATCCCGGCCATCCGATCCCGTGTCTCCTCCCGGCATCGCTCGGGGCACATGATGATCGTCTGGCGGAGGAGGGAGGGCACAGTCGGCCCGAACATGGGGTGAAGGCCGATCACCTCCGCACGGGACGCGAGCATTGCCTCGACCGGCTCCGCCTTGAGCGAGGTGAGGTCGCACACCAGCTGGTCGGCGGTAAGTACCGGTGTGATCTGCCCGATCACCTTCCGCGTCTCCCGTATGGGAACGGAGACCATCACGATATCCGAACCGGTCACCGCGTCACTTTTCGCCGGATCCGTCTCCCGTCCGGTGGCGACGACCTTGTACCCCGCTCTTGCGAACACCTCCCCGAAGAGGGAGCCCATCCTGCCCCGGCCCCCGATGATGCACACCTGCATCGGTTCACTTCTCCGTGATATGCTCTTTCACCGCCATCCCGAAATGACGTCCACCCTCCATGATACAGCCGAGGATACGATCTCCTGGGG
This window harbors:
- a CDS encoding DUF7490 domain-containing protein, with protein sequence MNSRVMCAPCLCLLLLLLTAGAGCVSAPVSTGQDRYDLGNGQQVSVYFVGQNSDWTFSRGCTWTATYQVSNTGQVGTGPIQVNIELVNADSGAVRDSRTIFVGTLAPGQSQPVVAELDGECAEDYTVRAIPAPA
- a CDS encoding chorismate synthase: MNTFGRNFRCTTFGESHGPAIGVVIDGCPPGVPLEAKDLQPMMDRRRPGTSALSSPRAESDTVEILSGVFSGLTTGTPVCMLIRNRDAQPGDYDRLKEVFRPGHADYTFLMKYGIRDHRGGGRSSGRETAARVAAGALAMKLLGMRGITVEGRVEEIHGKTIPCDWEEEIRNAAREQDSVGGIVEVIARGCPAGLGDPVFGKLDAAIAAALMGIGAVKGVEIGNGFSSARMKGSEQNDQMGAEGFLSNHAGGILGGISNGNEIVARIAVKPTPSIGKSQQTADIHGTPVSVSVQGRHDPCIVPRIVPVAEAMIALVLIDAFLEQEKYTSYCEEDKTRMQQ
- the aroE gene encoding shikimate dehydrogenase — its product is MRAVLIGFRGTGKTEVGRLLAHINDVPFFDTDRMIEESAEKTIYEIFAEQGEEEFRRKERRVIASLPEGDAVIATGGGAILDPGNVRKLREGSTVFLLQADEAAIERRIRDTRRPSLTRLPLRDEIHELLAVRRDAYLSAADFCIDTTIKNANEVSLEIHRVLSGGAVSWKRRERGMEVIRASGIGHEDIGEIEKVLMGEGTDTLTRVYAIMGYPCTHSKSPQLFNRLFSRYRVNAFYTRLQDPEIGTVVRVAGDIDLRGASVTIPFKQAIIPSLDHLDRDADAIGAVNTVVYCGGKSYGSNTDWLGIRGPLAEYRKARAVVLGAGGAAAAAVYALQDLEMEVTVLNRTPGRAEELSARFGCAHAPLSAFEALDPGVVVNATPVGMTPDHHSPLRPGQLKSGMVIFDLVYTPPETPLIRMARNAGARVIQGPEMFVRQAAAQFRRFTGIQVPPAEIKEMME
- the aroA gene encoding 3-phosphoshikimate 1-carboxyvinyltransferase → MDVLIRKARDVSLAVTAPPSKSFTHRAMICAALAEGPSLLSRPLVSDDTGITERALEQMGARFARDGDAVRVQGTGGRLACTEGGILDMGDSGTSMRLLSSVALLCGCPVVLTGSPRMKERPLGPLMDGLVQLGGSVRYLGQEGFPPVELSGDLKGGVTRIPGEISSQFITSVLIAAPYARNDIEVVLRGTPVSRSYLDITLEVMRVFGGEIRRSGYESFQVKSGTPYRGTDYTIEGDYSSASYFFALAAITGGRVTVHGLNPESCQGDRNFPDILSRMGCTVRWAGTSATVTRDCALKGVEVDMSSSPDTVQTLCMVAACAESPSLITGISHLKYKESDRLAGTERLLSSLGGKIEVVNDSIRIEPSLLRGGTIDPGNDHRTAMSFAVLGLGTGGVTITNAECVNKSYPGFWDVLRSGGLL
- a CDS encoding prephenate dehydratase, encoding MSLVTLGPEGTFSHEVAECVTNGPVTLVPTIREVFREVAENGRRGLVPLENSEAGGVGPTLDGLMAYRVFITAEIFMPVHHFLVSPRDTGNIRTLFVHPQTHEQCSEVIEGLGAEVIHTSSNAASAHATLQCADSGAIVSRRAAELYGLVIRQPNVENNPDNVTRFVCIDAVPAEKKHPLKCSILVDPESDRAGLLHELLGVFSRRGINLTRIESRPSKRGMGRYVFFIDLTYSPACVDAIEELKALTTVKNLGCYGRKEVPGWTC
- a CDS encoding prephenate dehydrogenase/arogenate dehydrogenase family protein; translation: MQVCIIGGRGRMGSLFGEVFARAGYKVVATGRETDPAKSDAVTGSDIVMVSVPIRETRKVIGQITPVLTADQLVCDLTSLKAEPVEAMLASRAEVIGLHPMFGPTVPSLLRQTIIMCPERCREETRDRMAGIFLREGARVTFSTPLEHDRIMAVVQGLTHFVTLSMAETMRRAGMSPAMTEEFTSPVYQIELGLVGRLLSQDPGLYADMLCMNPFVPGVLRLCNEAVQDLSSRIAEGDAEGFTRMFCRNAEDFGEYRERSLELTDSLIRAMVTR